The DNA segment AACTTACACATCATTGCCTAATTCTTTTTTCCAATACATAAAACCAACTCCTGTCGCTTCGCCTAACGTTATTTTTTGGAATGAGAGTTTAGCTAATGAATTTATGTTTGAAAATTGGAAAAAACAGGATTTAATTACCGCCCAATTTTTTTCTGGGACAAGTTTGCCGGAAAATTTACAGCCGTTTGCTCAAGCCTATGCAGGCCATCAATTTGGACACTTTACAATGTTAGGTGATGGTAGAACAATTGTAATGGGAGAGTTTCAGAATCGAAGTGGTGAGAGGTATGATTTCCAATGGAAGGGATCTGGTAGAACAAAGTACTCAAGAAATGGAGATGGAAGAGCTACAATTAGTGCTATGGTGCGAGAATACATCATGAGTGAGGCAATGGTTGGGTTACAAATTCCAACAACTCGAAGCTTGGCGGTAATTGCAACTGGTGAAACTGTATTACGTGACGAACCACAGGAGGGAGCGGTATTAACTCGTGTTGCCTCAAGTCATATCCGTGTAGGAACTTTTGAATATGCTTACCATACATTATCACTACATGAACTAGAATCTTTATTTCAGTATACTGTAAATAGACATGCTCCGAATCTTCTGAATGCCGACAATCCAGTGCTTGCATTTTTAGAATATGTGATGAAACGACAGGTAACGCTTGTTACTAATTGGATGCGCGTGGGTTTTATCCATGGTGTGATGAATACCGACAATATGAGTATTTCTGGGGAAACCATTGATTATGGTCCATGTGCTTTTTTGAATGGTTACTTCGCAAAGAGAGTGTTTAGCTCGATTGATGTAAATGGACGTTATGCATTTGCCAATCAGATGGGTATAGCACAGTGGAATCTTGCTTGTTTAACAAATGCCCTCTTGCCTTTGATTGATCCAAACGAGAAAACAGCTATAGACTTAGCAAAAGGAAAATTATCTGAATTAGAAAATTGGTTCCAAGAAAGTTACATACGGATGTTAGGTGAGAAAATTGGATTTCCAAATTTAACTGAAAAGGATTTACCGTTGTTACAAAACTTATACCAATGGATGCAAGACACGGAAGCCGATTATACCAATACTTTTCTTGTACTGGAAGGAGCTTACGTTCCAAAGGATTCAATCTATAACGATCATCGATGGAAGGATTGGGTGAAAGATTGGCAGGATGCAAAAAAGAAACATGGTATCCTCGAAGAAGATGCAATTTATCTTATGCAAAAGACAAATCCAAGTTTGGTTCCTAGAAATCACTTAGTAGAATTAGCACTTGCTAACGTTCGCCAAGGACAATTAAGGATTGCCGAGGATTTGATCAAAAGAGGCCAATCTCCTTATACACGTTTGTTAGGTTATGATTACAACGATGAAGTTCCCAGAGGAGGTGATAGAAACTATCGAACGTTTTGTGGAACTTAAATTGCAGATTCGTTACTTGTTTGTCGTTTTCGTTTTTAGGTTTTCGGCAGGTATTTCAAAGGAAAACTAATTATTATTTTGGTTCCATTCTTTCTTTCTAAGTGAATCGTTCCTCTCAATTGTTTTACAAGGATTCTTAATAATTCAAGACCGAATCCGGTGGAAGATTCAAAGTCAATGTCCTTTGGAATTCCGATACCATTGTCGCTATAAATACAGGAAATTTGGTTGTCTAATTTATGGATTACTAGTGAAATCTCACCTTTATCAAATTTCTTAAATGCATATTTCATTGAATTAGTAACAAGTTCATTTAAAATAATACCTAAAGTAGATATCATTTCTGAACTGAGGGCAATTTTATCTAAATGTATCGTTTTTGATACTAAATGACCTTCTGGAAAAATACTAATGATTTCTCCAATCAAATCAGGTAGATAATCTGAAATATCAATTTCTGATGTATTTCTAGATCGATACAATTTATCATACAAGGTCATCATACTTTGAATTCGACACGATGCATCTACTAAGATATTTTTAGTTGTTTCATTAGTGATTGTGTCTGCTTGTAAATTTAATATTCCTAATACAGTACCCATGTTGTTTTTAATGCGATGGTGAACTTCTTTTAGAATGATTTCTTTTTCAGACAATAGATTTTGGACTTCTGTTAAATGAATGTCTAAAGTTTCATTTGTATTCCTTAAAGCAAATTCCAAATCCTTTGTCTTGGTTATGTTTGTGAATGTAATTACAAGGCCATGGATTCGATCATCTACCGTTCGGTAAGGCATAATCTTTGCTATATACCAAATTTTTGAATTGGATTGAATTTCAACTTCTTTGAATATTAAGGTATCTAAAACTTCTTGAGCATCATGAATGAATTCAGGATAATCTAATTTGCTGCCTAAATCCGTTATGGGTCTTCCGATGTCAGTAGGTATCATGTTAAATACTCTAGTTACATGTTTTGTGAACCTTCGGATTCTTAAATCCTTATCCAAAAATAAAGTAGCAATATCGGTTCCATCTAATAAATTTTTAAAGTCATTTGTTATTGAAATATATTCATCAATTTTGGTTTGTAATTCAGCATTAACAGTTTGTAATTCTTCGTTTAAACTTTGCATTTCTTCTTTGGAAGAAGTTATTTCTTCATTTGTTGATTGCAGTTCTTCATTTGTTGATTGCAGTTCTTCATTTGTTGATTGCAATTCTTCATTTGTTGATTGCAATTCTTCATTTGTTGATTTTAACTCTTCTTGAGATGTTTGCATCTCTTCAATTGTGAGCTGAAGATCTTCTTTAGTTCTTTGCAGTTCAGCTTCCAAGACCATCATCTGTGTTTGGTATTTGTTTTTTAATTCCTTCGGGTTTTCTTTAGTGATAGGAATGAGGGTAGGCACATCAACAAAAACGATTAAGAATAAACCTGACAATCCATCTGGTTTTTCTATCTTCCGAATGATTACATCTACTAATACAATATTGGAGTTATAGTTTATTTTTAAATTTTTTAGTGTGATGGGATTAGTTGATTCTATTACTTTTCTATATGCAATGATGATTTCGTGACTTAAACCTTCCCTTGCCATTAAAAAAATATTTAAGACTGCTTTACCCGCGGCAGGCTCTAAGTATTTTCCCGTTTTTCCAGTAATGTATATTATATCTCCTTTTTCATTGGTAAGAACACTAGAGGGACTATATTCTTGGAGGAGAATAGTATTCGTTAATGTTTGAATACTATTTTCCGAATCTTTCATTTTGGATATTTCAAAATTTGCTAACTTTTCAGATTTGAAAAAAGTTGGAAAATCAGTATGTTCATTTTTAATCGAAACTTGATTTTTTTCAAAAATTCTTAGTTTTGGATCAATGGTTTTAAAAAATATGTTTTGATTGCCTAAGGTTTCTGCTGTTCCAAGTATTAAATATCCTTCTGGTTTTAGACAATATCTAAATAATCCTAATATTTTTTTTTGTAAATTAGGTTCCATATAGATTAGCATATTGCGACAGGATATTATATCGAGTTTTGTAAACGGAGGATCTTTAATGATATCGTGATTTGCAAAAACAACTAATTCTCTAACATTTGGATTGATGTGGTATCCGTTTTCAACTTTTGTAAAAAAAGTATTTAGTCGATTAATCGAAACATTTTTTTCAATATTTTTTGAGTAAATACCTTGCCTTGCTTTGTTGATTGCTTCTTCATCTAAGTCAGTGGCAAAAATTTGAATAATAAAACTTTGATAGCTTTTATTTTTAATTTTCGCTTCTAAAAAGGTTATCGCAAGGCTGTATGCTTCTTCACCTGTAGAACAACCAGGGATCCAAATTCTTATGATTTCATTCGATGTTTTTTCGAATATTTTTTCAAATATTAATTTTTCAATTCTATCCCAAACTTCTTTATCTCTAAAGAAATGTGTAACGCCGATTAAAATTTCTTTGAATAAGAATAAAAGTTCATCTGGATTTTCTGTAACATATTTCTCATACAAATGAATGCTTTCTAAATTTAAAAAAATTATTCTTCGTTCTATTCTTCTAAATAAAGTATTAGTTTTATAATTTGTAAAATCATGACCAGATTTTTGTTTTAAAAGTGATTGTATTACCCTTAATGATTTAATTGAATCTTCAGGCGGTTGATCAAATTGATTCATTCCAGCTGGAGAATCTATAAAGGACACGAGACTAATTGCTAATTCATCAGGTGAAGCAATTAAATCGACGTTGACAGCTTTGATTGCATTTAACGGCATACCATCAAATTTTGCAGTGGCTGGATCTTGTACAAATGCTAATCCACTTTCCTTTTTTATAGATTGAAGTCCAATTCCCCCATCAGTTCCCATACCAGATAAAATTATCCCGACACTTTTTGTTTTATAATCTTTCGCAAGTGATGAAAGAAATAAATCAATTGGTAAACGAAAACCCTTCTGTTCTACAGGTTTTGAAAGATATAAGACGTGATTAGAAATTGATATCGTTTTGTTTGCAGGTAATACATAAACTGTGTTAGGTTTTACTTTAATTCCATCGGTTGCTGCTATGATAGGTATTGAAGTATGACGTTGTAAGATTTCAGGAATCATACCTTTATGGTTAGGATCTAAATGAAGGATCACTACATAACTATAACCGGTATCGATTGGCAGATGTTTGAAGAATAATTCTAACGCGTCCAGTCCACCAGCAGAAGCCCCGATACCGATGACAGGAAACGTCATTGGAATAATACCGATTTGAGATTCAATAAATCGGAGAACTTATTTTGGAAATAAAGATTTTGATTGGATTT comes from the Leptospira bouyouniensis genome and includes:
- a CDS encoding CheR family methyltransferase; translation: MTFPVIGIGASAGGLDALELFFKHLPIDTGYSYVVILHLDPNHKGMIPEILQRHTSIPIIAATDGIKVKPNTVYVLPANKTISISNHVLYLSKPVEQKGFRLPIDLFLSSLAKDYKTKSVGIILSGMGTDGGIGLQSIKKESGLAFVQDPATAKFDGMPLNAIKAVNVDLIASPDELAISLVSFIDSPAGMNQFDQPPEDSIKSLRVIQSLLKQKSGHDFTNYKTNTLFRRIERRIIFLNLESIHLYEKYVTENPDELLFLFKEILIGVTHFFRDKEVWDRIEKLIFEKIFEKTSNEIIRIWIPGCSTGEEAYSLAITFLEAKIKNKSYQSFIIQIFATDLDEEAINKARQGIYSKNIEKNVSINRLNTFFTKVENGYHINPNVRELVVFANHDIIKDPPFTKLDIISCRNMLIYMEPNLQKKILGLFRYCLKPEGYLILGTAETLGNQNIFFKTIDPKLRIFEKNQVSIKNEHTDFPTFFKSEKLANFEISKMKDSENSIQTLTNTILLQEYSPSSVLTNEKGDIIYITGKTGKYLEPAAGKAVLNIFLMAREGLSHEIIIAYRKVIESTNPITLKNLKINYNSNIVLVDVIIRKIEKPDGLSGLFLIVFVDVPTLIPITKENPKELKNKYQTQMMVLEAELQRTKEDLQLTIEEMQTSQEELKSTNEELQSTNEELQSTNEELQSTNEELQSTNEEITSSKEEMQSLNEELQTVNAELQTKIDEYISITNDFKNLLDGTDIATLFLDKDLRIRRFTKHVTRVFNMIPTDIGRPITDLGSKLDYPEFIHDAQEVLDTLIFKEVEIQSNSKIWYIAKIMPYRTVDDRIHGLVITFTNITKTKDLEFALRNTNETLDIHLTEVQNLLSEKEIILKEVHHRIKNNMGTVLGILNLQADTITNETTKNILVDASCRIQSMMTLYDKLYRSRNTSEIDISDYLPDLIGEIISIFPEGHLVSKTIHLDKIALSSEMISTLGIILNELVTNSMKYAFKKFDKGEISLVIHKLDNQISCIYSDNGIGIPKDIDFESSTGFGLELLRILVKQLRGTIHLERKNGTKIIISFPLKYLPKT
- a CDS encoding protein adenylyltransferase SelO; the protein is MLSFSFPEHPSVEKTYTSLPNSFFQYIKPTPVASPNVIFWNESLANEFMFENWKKQDLITAQFFSGTSLPENLQPFAQAYAGHQFGHFTMLGDGRTIVMGEFQNRSGERYDFQWKGSGRTKYSRNGDGRATISAMVREYIMSEAMVGLQIPTTRSLAVIATGETVLRDEPQEGAVLTRVASSHIRVGTFEYAYHTLSLHELESLFQYTVNRHAPNLLNADNPVLAFLEYVMKRQVTLVTNWMRVGFIHGVMNTDNMSISGETIDYGPCAFLNGYFAKRVFSSIDVNGRYAFANQMGIAQWNLACLTNALLPLIDPNEKTAIDLAKGKLSELENWFQESYIRMLGEKIGFPNLTEKDLPLLQNLYQWMQDTEADYTNTFLVLEGAYVPKDSIYNDHRWKDWVKDWQDAKKKHGILEEDAIYLMQKTNPSLVPRNHLVELALANVRQGQLRIAEDLIKRGQSPYTRLLGYDYNDEVPRGGDRNYRTFCGT